Proteins from a single region of Scylla paramamosain isolate STU-SP2022 chromosome 13, ASM3559412v1, whole genome shotgun sequence:
- the LOC135106400 gene encoding uncharacterized protein LOC135106400 encodes MTRLVDLVLVLMMVSSILAQRPLCAVDCSRYGSAMGNLGDDPFDCHNYYVCTSNTTYVGDSVSCPSGEAFDTNSKKCMDPSFQGFSCTPPCERCTFDCVQSVMSKAALRMYGLEYYECDKHGNIVATIKCDPETYFDGQGCQADIHKTCSCRAPHCSHDDVRNSRLKPDYFNCTNFYHCNFEGLPDETCLDRCPSGEIFSRVDHKCDPKAKCSAPCAGYEWH; translated from the exons ATGACGCGCCTGGTGGATCTCGTGCTGGTGCTG ATGATGGTGAGCAGCATTCTGGCACAACGGCCCCTGTGTGCTGTGGATTGTTCCCGCTATGGTTCAGCTATGGGTAACCTGGGAGATGATCCTTTTGACTGTCACAATTACTATGTTTGCACCTCAAACACTACATATGTTGGTGACTCAGTGAGTTGCCCCAGTGGTGAAGCATTTGACACAAAcagcaaaaaatgcatggacCCATCATTCCAAGGGTTCAGCTGCACTCCACCTTGTGAACGATGTACTTTTGACTGTGTTCAGAGTGTCATGAGCAAAGCAGCTCTAAGAATGTATGGGCTTgaatattatgagtgtgataAGCATGGTAACATTGTAGCTACAATCAAATGTGATCCAGAAACTTATTTTGATGGGCAGGGATGCCAGGCAGACATTCATAAAACCTGCTCATGTAGGGCACCACACTGCAGTCatgatgatgtacgtaacagcaGACTAAAGCCAGACTACTTTAACTGTACTAACTTTTATCACTGCAATTTTGAAGGGCTACCTGATGAAACCTGCCTTGACAGGTGCCCCTCAGGGGAAATTTTCTCACGGGTTGATCATAAGTGTGATCCCAAGGCCAAATGTTCGGCTCCTTGTGCAGGGTACGAGTGGCACTAA